Proteins found in one Oncorhynchus tshawytscha isolate Ot180627B linkage group LG25, Otsh_v2.0, whole genome shotgun sequence genomic segment:
- the LOC112223974 gene encoding proto-oncogene Wnt-3: MPSVAEGVKLGIQECQHQFRGRRWNCTTIKDNLAIFGPVLDKATRESAFVHAVASAGVAFAVTRSCAEGTSTMCGCDSHHKGPPGEGWKWGGCSEDAEFGVLVSREFADARENRPDARSAMNRHNNEAGRTTILDHMHLRCKCHGLSGSCEVKTCWWAQPDFRMLGDYLKDKYDSASEMVVEKHRESRGWVETLRAKYAFFKHPTERDLVYYEGSPNFCEPNPETGSFGTRDRACNVSSHGIEGCDLLCCGRGHNTRTEKRKEKCHCIFHWCCYVSCQECVRVYDVHTCK, encoded by the exons ATGCCCAGCGTGGCCGAGGGCGTGAAGCTGGGCATCCAGGAGTGCCAGCACCAGTTCAGGGGCCGGCGTTGGAACTGTACCACCATCAAGGACAACCTAGCCATCTTCGGCCCTGTGCTGGACAAGG CGACCAGAGAGTCGGCGTTCGTCCACGCCGTCGCCTCAGCTGGGGTGGCGTTTGCTGTGACTCGGTCCTGCGCCGAGGGCACGTCCACCATGTGTGGCTGTGACTCCCACCACAAGGGTCCCCCGGGGGAGGGCTGGAAGTGGGGCGGCTGCAGCGAGGACGCCGAGTTCGGGGTGCTGGTGTCCAGAGAGTTTGCCGATGCCAGAGAGAACCGCCCCGACGCGCGCTCGGCTATGAATCGGCACAACAACGAAGCAGGACGCACG aCAATCCTGGACCACATGCACCTGCGCTGCAAATGCCATGGCCTGTCCGGCAGCTGCGAGGTGAAAACATGCTGGTGGGCGCAACCCGACTTCCGCATGCTGGGCGACTACCTGAAGGACAAGTACGACAGCGCCTCGGAGATGGTGGTGGAGAAGCACCGCGAGTCGCGCGGCTGGGTGGAGACGCTGCGCGCCAAGTACGCCTTCTTCAAGCACCCCACGGAGCGCGACCTGGTCTACTACGAGGGCTCGCCCAACTTCTGCGAGCCCAACCCGGAGACGGGCTCATTCGGCACGCGCGACCGCGCCTGCAATGTGTCCTCGCACGGCATCGAGGGCTGCGACCTGCTCTGCTGCGGCAGGGGCCACAACACTCGGACTGAGAAGCGCAAGGAGAAGTGCCACTGCATCTTCCACTGGTGCTGCTACGTCAGCTGCCAGGAGTGTGTGCGCGTCTACGACGTGCACACGTGCAAGTGA